A single region of the Microtus ochrogaster isolate Prairie Vole_2 unplaced genomic scaffold, MicOch1.0 UNK7, whole genome shotgun sequence genome encodes:
- the Grtp1 gene encoding growth hormone-regulated TBC protein 1 isoform X1 — protein sequence MDPAERAQAARARVPRIDPYGFERPEDFDYVAYEEFFSTYLVILTKRAIKWSKLLKGSGGVRKSLTVKRYVRKGIPLEHRARVWMAVSGAQAQMDQNPGYYHRLLEGEGSPSLEEAIRTDLNRTFPDNVRFRKTAEPCLQKTLYNVLLAYGLHNQGVGYCQGMNFIAGYLILITKNEEESFWLLDALVGRILPDYYSPAMLGLKTDQEVLAELVRMKLPAVAALMDAHGVLWTLLVSRWFICLFVDILPVETVLRIWDCLFNEGSKIIFRVALTLIKQHQEFILEASSVPDICDKFKQITKGDFVTECHTFMQKIFSEPGSLSMTTISRLRESCRAVLLTQG from the exons ATGGATCCCGCGGAGCGCGCGCAGGCGGCACGGGCTCGGGTGCCCAG GATCGATCCGTATGGATTTGAAAGGCCCGAAGACTTTGATTATGTGGCttatgaagaatttttttccaCGTACCTGGTGATACTCACCAAGAGGGCGATCAAATGGTCCAAACTTCTAAAGGGAAGCGGCGGGGTCCGAAAAAGCCTGACAG TGAAGCGCTATGTCCGGAAGGGAATCCCACTGGAGCACCGGGCCCGTGTCTGGATGGCTGTGAGTGGAGCCCAGGCCCAGATGGACCAGAACCCTGGATACTACCACCGACTGCTGGAGGGAGAGGGCAGCCCCAGCCTGGAGGAAGCCATCCGGACAG ACCTGAACCGGACATTCCCTGACAACGTGAGGTTCCGGAAGACGGCGGAGCCTTGTCTACAGAAGACCTTGTACAACGTGCTGCTGGCGTATGGGCTACACAACCAAGGTGTGGGGTACTGCCAG GGAATGAATTTCATAGCAGGATATCTGATCCTTATCACCAAGAACGAAGAGGAATCTTTCTGGCTCCTGGACGCTCTTGTTGGAAGAATACTACCTG ATTACTACAGCCCAGCAATGCTGGGGCTGAAGACTGATCAGGAGGTCCTGGCAGAGCTGGTGAGGATGAAGCTGCCAGCAGTGGCAGCCCTGATGGACGCCCATGGTGTGCTGTGGACCCTGCTGGTATCCCGCTGGTTCATCTGCCTGTTTGTGGACATCCTGCCGGTGGAG ACGGTACTACGGATCTGGGACTGCTTGTTCAACGAAGGCTCCAAGATCATCTTCCGGGTTGCTCTGACCTTAATTAAGCAACATCAGGAATTTATATTGGAAGCCAGCAGTGTTCCAGACATCTGTGACAAGTTCAAGCAGATCACCAAAGGGGACTTTGTGACTGAGTGTCACACGTTCATGCAG AAAATCTTTTCAGAGCCAGGCAGCTTGTCCATGACGACCATCAGCAGACTGCGTGAGAGCTGCCGGGCTGTGCTGCTGACCCAGGGCTGA
- the Grtp1 gene encoding growth hormone-regulated TBC protein 1 isoform X2, with translation MDPAERAQAARARVPRIDPYGFERPEDFDYVAYEEFFSTYLVILTKRAIKWSKLLKGSGGVRKSLTVKRYVRKGIPLEHRARVWMAVSGAQAQMDQNPGYYHRLLEGEGSPSLEEAIRTDLNRTFPDNVRFRKTAEPCLQKTLYNVLLAYGLHNQGVGYCQGMNFIAGYLILITKNEEESFWLLDALVGRILPDYYSPAMLGLKTDQEVLAELVRMKLPAVAALMDAHGVLWTLLVSRWFICLFVDILPVETVLRIWDCLFNEGSKIIFRVALTLIKQHQEFILEASSVPDICDKFKQITKGDFVTECHTFMQDVPTLTFKGRR, from the exons ATGGATCCCGCGGAGCGCGCGCAGGCGGCACGGGCTCGGGTGCCCAG GATCGATCCGTATGGATTTGAAAGGCCCGAAGACTTTGATTATGTGGCttatgaagaatttttttccaCGTACCTGGTGATACTCACCAAGAGGGCGATCAAATGGTCCAAACTTCTAAAGGGAAGCGGCGGGGTCCGAAAAAGCCTGACAG TGAAGCGCTATGTCCGGAAGGGAATCCCACTGGAGCACCGGGCCCGTGTCTGGATGGCTGTGAGTGGAGCCCAGGCCCAGATGGACCAGAACCCTGGATACTACCACCGACTGCTGGAGGGAGAGGGCAGCCCCAGCCTGGAGGAAGCCATCCGGACAG ACCTGAACCGGACATTCCCTGACAACGTGAGGTTCCGGAAGACGGCGGAGCCTTGTCTACAGAAGACCTTGTACAACGTGCTGCTGGCGTATGGGCTACACAACCAAGGTGTGGGGTACTGCCAG GGAATGAATTTCATAGCAGGATATCTGATCCTTATCACCAAGAACGAAGAGGAATCTTTCTGGCTCCTGGACGCTCTTGTTGGAAGAATACTACCTG ATTACTACAGCCCAGCAATGCTGGGGCTGAAGACTGATCAGGAGGTCCTGGCAGAGCTGGTGAGGATGAAGCTGCCAGCAGTGGCAGCCCTGATGGACGCCCATGGTGTGCTGTGGACCCTGCTGGTATCCCGCTGGTTCATCTGCCTGTTTGTGGACATCCTGCCGGTGGAG ACGGTACTACGGATCTGGGACTGCTTGTTCAACGAAGGCTCCAAGATCATCTTCCGGGTTGCTCTGACCTTAATTAAGCAACATCAGGAATTTATATTGGAAGCCAGCAGTGTTCCAGACATCTGTGACAAGTTCAAGCAGATCACCAAAGGGGACTTTGTGACTGAGTGTCACACGTTCATGCAG GACGTACCCACTCTCACCTTCAAAGGCAGAAGGTAA
- the Grtp1 gene encoding growth hormone-regulated TBC protein 1 isoform X3, producing MDPAERAQAARARVPRIDPYGFERPEDFDYVAYEEFFSTYLVILTKRAIKWSKLLKGSGGVRKSLTVKRYVRKGIPLEHRARVWMAVSGAQAQMDQNPGYYHRLLEGEGSPSLEEAIRTDLNRTFPDNVRFRKTAEPCLQKTLYNVLLAYGLHNQGVGYCQGMNFIAGYLILITKNEEESFWLLDALVGRILPDYYSPAMLGLKTDQEVLAELVRMKLPAVAALMDAHGVLWTLLVSRWFICLFVDILPVETVLRIWDCLFNEGSKIIFRVALTLIKQHQEFILEASSVPDICDKFKQITKGDFVTECHTFMQIQT from the exons ATGGATCCCGCGGAGCGCGCGCAGGCGGCACGGGCTCGGGTGCCCAG GATCGATCCGTATGGATTTGAAAGGCCCGAAGACTTTGATTATGTGGCttatgaagaatttttttccaCGTACCTGGTGATACTCACCAAGAGGGCGATCAAATGGTCCAAACTTCTAAAGGGAAGCGGCGGGGTCCGAAAAAGCCTGACAG TGAAGCGCTATGTCCGGAAGGGAATCCCACTGGAGCACCGGGCCCGTGTCTGGATGGCTGTGAGTGGAGCCCAGGCCCAGATGGACCAGAACCCTGGATACTACCACCGACTGCTGGAGGGAGAGGGCAGCCCCAGCCTGGAGGAAGCCATCCGGACAG ACCTGAACCGGACATTCCCTGACAACGTGAGGTTCCGGAAGACGGCGGAGCCTTGTCTACAGAAGACCTTGTACAACGTGCTGCTGGCGTATGGGCTACACAACCAAGGTGTGGGGTACTGCCAG GGAATGAATTTCATAGCAGGATATCTGATCCTTATCACCAAGAACGAAGAGGAATCTTTCTGGCTCCTGGACGCTCTTGTTGGAAGAATACTACCTG ATTACTACAGCCCAGCAATGCTGGGGCTGAAGACTGATCAGGAGGTCCTGGCAGAGCTGGTGAGGATGAAGCTGCCAGCAGTGGCAGCCCTGATGGACGCCCATGGTGTGCTGTGGACCCTGCTGGTATCCCGCTGGTTCATCTGCCTGTTTGTGGACATCCTGCCGGTGGAG ACGGTACTACGGATCTGGGACTGCTTGTTCAACGAAGGCTCCAAGATCATCTTCCGGGTTGCTCTGACCTTAATTAAGCAACATCAGGAATTTATATTGGAAGCCAGCAGTGTTCCAGACATCTGTGACAAGTTCAAGCAGATCACCAAAGGGGACTTTGTGACTGAGTGTCACACGTTCATGCAG ATCCAGACATAG